From the genome of Candidatus Tectomicrobia bacterium:
GCTCCTTCGCCGGATCCTCAAGGCCTACGCCCAGGCCGTGGCGGTGTACTGCCCCATCAACCCGGGCGGGGAGGACGGCTTCTGGCAGGACGTGATCCTGACGCGCGCCTCCCAGCTCCTGCCCGGCGCCGGCGACATCCCCCCCATCCAGCTGATCCTCCGGCGGGACGGCGGCGAGGGGGCCGGAGCGGCGGACGTGCACCGGGGGCTCGAGGCCGTCCTCGGCCTGTTCATCCGGGAGGCCCGGGAGCGGCCCGTCGTCCTCGCGGTGGACAACATGCGCGACGCGGAGTCCTCCTCCGTCGAGTTCCTCGATCTGCTGGCGTCCCGGCTCTCGGCCGAGCGCATCCTGTTCATCCCGATCCACCGCCCCGGCTTCGAGAACCCCTGGGCCTCCCGGCGGAACTTTCATCAGATCGCGCTCGGGCCCCTATCCCCCCAGGCGGGGGAGGACATGTGCCGGGAGATCCTCGGGCAGCCCGCCTCGCCCGAGCTGCTGGAGGTGGTGCTCTCCCGGGCGCAGGGGAACCCCTTCTTCATCGAGGAACTGGTGCGGGGCATGCGGGACTCGGGCGCCATCGTGAGCGGGAACGGCCAGATGCGCCTGGCGGCGGCCGGGGACGCCATATCCTTCCCCCGCACCATCCAGGACGTGCTGCTGGCCCGGCTCGACGCCCTGCCCCGCCACCTGCGGGAACTCCTCCAGGCGGCTGCCGTCATCGGCCCGCGGTTCGACAGCGAGCTGCTGGCCAGGGTCCTGGAGGACGCGCCGGACCTGGAGGCGCGCCTCGCCGATCTCCAGGAAATGGAGATCATCTACGCGAGCGAAGGCGGCACGCGGGGGGAATGGCGCTTCTCGAACCGCATGTTCCAGGAGATGGCTTACCGGGAGATGCTCTGGGGCCAGCGCGCGCTCCTGCACGAAAAGGCGGGAATCGCCATTGAGGCGCAGGGGCCCGCGGCCGTGGAGGAGAACCTCGACCGGCTCGCCTCCCACTTCCAGCGCAGCGAGAACCTGGGGAAGGCGGCGCACTACCTCATCCGCGCGGGCCGGCGCGCGTACGCCTTCCTCGCCTTCCCCCTGGCCGCCTCCCGGCTGGAGCAGGGGCTCATCTTCATGGAGACGCTGGAGGAGAAGGAGACGGAGCCCATCCTCGCCGAGCGCATCCGGGTCCGGGGCGCGCTCGCGCTGGCCCTGCTCGCCCTGGGGACGGGCGAGGAGCGGGTCGAGACGCTCCTCTCCGAGATGCGGGAGATGGCCGGGTGGGCGGGGGACCTGACCCAGCTCGCGATGGCCGACATCCACCTGTGCACCCTCCGGTTCCGCCAGGGGAACCAGCCCGCCGTGGTCGAGGCGGCGTCCCGGGCCATCGCGACGGCGGAGCGGGCCGGGGCCTGGGAGCCCAAGTTCAGGGGCCGCGCCGCCCTGGCGTCGGCCTACCGCCTCATGGCCCGGAACCGGCAGTCGGTCGAGGAGAGCGAGGAGGCCATCCGGATATACGAGGAGCGCCTCGGGGACCGGGAGAGGCAGAGCCTGGAGCTCATCCACGTCTATGTCGAGGCGCTGGCGACGCTGGGTGCGACGCACGCTCTGATGGGAGAGGCGGGGCGGGCCGGGGAATGCTTCGCGCGCGCGCGGGGGGCCGCTTCCACGATTCACCTGATGGGGCTCGTGCGCTTTTTCGAGAATTCTCTCCTGGCGGCCCAGGGAAGATGGCGCGAGTCCGAGGCCTCGATGTCGGCCCTCCTGGACGAGTTCGCGAAGTTCAAGTTCCCCTTCGCCCGGGCGGCCATCGCCGTGTGGCTGGGCCGGGCGAAGATCCATCTCGGGCAGGTGGAGGAGGGGCTCCGGCTGGTGGAGGAGGCCACCCGGGAGCGGCAGCGGATCGGCCAGCATCTTCTGATCAGCATGAACCACATCGTCCGGGCCGAGGGCCTATGGCGGCTCGGGCGGCGGGAGGATGCGTTCGCCGCCCTGCATGAGGCCCGGGAGGCGGCGCGGAGCGCGGGAGAGGAATCGGCCCGGCTTCTGGCCCGGGAGCTGGAGGCGCGCATCCGGTGCGAGGCGGCCCCGCCCGGGGAGCTCCGGGCCCGGGCGGAGGAATACGCGGGGGCGCTCGAGGAGCTCGATCGGTCGGGTTTCAGGCCCGCCGCGATGCGGGGAAGGCTCCGGCTGGCGGCCGCGCTGGAGGAAATGGGCGAAGCCGGGCGCGCCCGGCGGATGGAACGGGAGGCCCGGGCTTTCCTGAGGTCGGCGGGAGCCCAGGATGCGGAGGCCGCGCCCGGGGGCCCGGCCGGGGAGGGGCAGGGCGCCGCCTCATTGGGGTCCGATGACGCCCCGCACCGGGTTCCTTGACGCCCCCGCCGGCCGGAAGATGGGGATTTTCGCCTCCCGGAGTTCGATTCCCATTGATAGGGGGGCTATTTCAGGCTATAAATCTATCTCAATATGAGACATTCGTTGCTTCTTGGCCCTTTTTGCCAATTCTTATGGAATTGGTGGCCATGGACACAGGATGCCCAGCCGGTGGCATTTCAATTGCTGGAAATTTCCAGCAGGCGGGGGGAACCCGCGCGGGGCGGAAGGTTTTTTTCCATTGCGCGTGAAGCGCGGGCGCCCGGCGGCTGAAAAGCTCTGCTATTATCGGTCCGAATCCAACGGTGAAGGGACGGTTCCGCATCCGTGAAGACGCCTCTGCAAAGGCCCAACCCAAAGAAGATCAAGCCCCGCAAGAAGCCGGGGCGGGGGAGCGTGCCGGCCAAGGCGCGGCGCCTCGCGTCCTTGGCCGAGGCCCCGCCGGGCGAGCTGTTCTCCATCCTCGTCGGCTGCTGCCCCGACGCCCTCATGGCCGTCGATCAGCGCGGGTTCGTCCGCTACATGAATCCCGCCGCCGAGCGGCTCCTCCAGAGATCCGCGGCGGACCTGATTGGCCAGCCCTTCTCCTTCCCGGTGGACAGCCTGCGCTCCCAGGAGGTGACGATCTCGAGCTCCGGCTCCGACTTCAAGGTGGCCGAGATCCTGACGGAGGAGGCCGCCTGGGGCGGCGAGAAGTTCTATGTGGTGAGCCTCCGCGACGTCACCGGCAGCGTGCGCATGCGGGAGCAGCTCCGCGCCCTGTCGGACGTCGATCCCCTCACCGGCCTGCTCAACCGCCGCGGCT
Proteins encoded in this window:
- a CDS encoding AAA family ATPase translates to MLTCSRCGGENRPEALYCRHCGAALGAACPACGSPSLRDAAFCDRCGAALPGPNAGAGPAPAAKPGKLQAPPKGEIEGIRLAYTPRHLRAVVGPGGDIRGERKEVVVLFADVSGFTRLSEEIDPEEVHRIMNGGFEILTAEVHRFGGTVNQYTGDGVMALFGAPRALEGAPRDSIRAAVHIQERFKEFASQLEAERGIRFQVRIGLNAGEVVVGSIGDDLRMDYTAMGDTTNVAARLQADAAPGEIHVSESLFRLTREWFRFEDRGERLFKGKSKPIRVYRVLGRGKVSTRIEAAALRGLTRLREREEALDALLHLYGEVREGRGQIVAITGEAGIGKSRIVYELKEALKRGEAEPPLCLAASATHYDRYAPLSLLRRILKAYAQAVAVYCPINPGGEDGFWQDVILTRASQLLPGAGDIPPIQLILRRDGGEGAGAADVHRGLEAVLGLFIREARERPVVLAVDNMRDAESSSVEFLDLLASRLSAERILFIPIHRPGFENPWASRRNFHQIALGPLSPQAGEDMCREILGQPASPELLEVVLSRAQGNPFFIEELVRGMRDSGAIVSGNGQMRLAAAGDAISFPRTIQDVLLARLDALPRHLRELLQAAAVIGPRFDSELLARVLEDAPDLEARLADLQEMEIIYASEGGTRGEWRFSNRMFQEMAYREMLWGQRALLHEKAGIAIEAQGPAAVEENLDRLASHFQRSENLGKAAHYLIRAGRRAYAFLAFPLAASRLEQGLIFMETLEEKETEPILAERIRVRGALALALLALGTGEERVETLLSEMREMAGWAGDLTQLAMADIHLCTLRFRQGNQPAVVEAASRAIATAERAGAWEPKFRGRAALASAYRLMARNRQSVEESEEAIRIYEERLGDRERQSLELIHVYVEALATLGATHALMGEAGRAGECFARARGAASTIHLMGLVRFFENSLLAAQGRWRESEASMSALLDEFAKFKFPFARAAIAVWLGRAKIHLGQVEEGLRLVEEATRERQRIGQHLLISMNHIVRAEGLWRLGRREDAFAALHEAREAARSAGEESARLLARELEARIRCEAAPPGELRARAEEYAGALEELDRSGFRPAAMRGRLRLAAALEEMGEAGRARRMEREARAFLRSAGAQDAEAAPGGPAGEGQGAASLGSDDAPHRVP
- a CDS encoding GGDEF domain-containing protein, whose translation is MKTPLQRPNPKKIKPRKKPGRGSVPAKARRLASLAEAPPGELFSILVGCCPDALMAVDQRGFVRYMNPAAERLLQRSAADLIGQPFSFPVDSLRSQEVTISSSGSDFKVAEILTEEAAWGGEKFYVVSLRDVTGSVRMREQLRALSDVDPLTGLLNRRGFFDAAQRQLSLAQRTKRDMTFLFVDLDGLKSINDTHGHIEGDQCLIEVANVLRKTFRQPDILSRYGGDEFAVLAIEAKQRSSQKIIERLDKNLQAHNARKRPDRRISFSLGLAHFNPASPASVEQLIENADERMYQNKYAKKRARSRA